In Vibrio syngnathi, the following proteins share a genomic window:
- a CDS encoding AI-2E family transporter, which translates to MKLTDDFSKQAIDAAIKIAAIAMLVYWCFAILRPFILLVIWGAIIATALYPVAVAISNKTGMSKGKASALLSFIGVILLFIPLAALSSGIYTSASDLMTGLQDGTLSLPKPKESLQDIPFIGEKVYSTLVAASNNIEGTFIKYADELKQFATKAASVLGSLGGGFIQFIISTIIAGAFMSNADKCQTGVTHLVARLTDGKGEELVQLSKSTVRSVVQGVIGVAVIQSIMSAIGLVIAGVPAAAFWALAVLLIAIIQLPPILALLPAIIYMFSVESTLAASLFLVWCILVSGSDAILKPMLLSRGSHIPMLVILLGALGGMAMSGIVGLFVGAVILSLTYELMMAWLGLEDKNQEETEKKTAEAEGK; encoded by the coding sequence ATGAAGTTAACCGACGATTTTTCAAAACAGGCGATAGACGCTGCCATCAAAATTGCAGCGATTGCTATGCTCGTCTACTGGTGTTTTGCGATTTTACGCCCATTTATTCTATTGGTTATTTGGGGGGCGATCATTGCGACTGCGCTCTATCCAGTCGCTGTCGCAATTTCAAACAAAACGGGGATGTCGAAAGGTAAAGCCAGTGCATTGCTCAGCTTTATTGGTGTGATTCTTCTGTTTATTCCTTTGGCGGCGCTTTCTTCTGGTATCTACACCAGCGCTTCTGATCTGATGACAGGGCTTCAAGATGGCACATTGTCATTGCCTAAACCGAAAGAGTCTTTACAAGATATTCCATTCATTGGTGAGAAGGTATATTCAACTTTGGTAGCTGCCTCCAATAATATTGAAGGCACGTTCATAAAGTATGCTGACGAACTTAAACAGTTTGCGACGAAAGCTGCCTCTGTTCTTGGTTCGTTAGGTGGAGGGTTTATTCAGTTTATTATTTCTACCATCATTGCCGGTGCCTTCATGAGTAACGCCGATAAATGCCAAACCGGGGTCACTCACTTAGTGGCTCGCTTAACCGATGGTAAAGGTGAAGAGTTGGTACAGTTATCTAAATCAACGGTACGTAGTGTCGTGCAGGGTGTGATAGGCGTTGCTGTGATTCAATCCATTATGTCGGCCATTGGTTTAGTGATTGCAGGCGTTCCTGCGGCTGCGTTTTGGGCATTAGCTGTTCTTCTGATTGCCATAATCCAACTGCCACCAATTCTTGCTCTGTTGCCTGCCATTATTTACATGTTCAGTGTTGAATCGACGCTAGCGGCGAGCCTGTTCTTAGTGTGGTGTATTTTGGTCAGTGGCAGTGATGCTATCTTGAAACCTATGCTATTGAGCCGCGGATCTCACATTCCTATGTTGGTTATTCTACTGGGTGCACTGGGCGGAATGGCGATGTCAGGCATTGTCGGCTTGTTTGTCGGTGCTGTGATACTGAGTTTGACTTATGAGTTGATGATGGCCTGGCTTGGACTTGAAGATAAAAACCAAGAAGAAACTGAGAAAAAAACTGCAGAGGCAGAGGGAAAATAG
- a CDS encoding DUF2955 domain-containing protein — MSDKPIPDQQTQQRILRFTVGVTLAVFLAAWINWPLAFVAPVFTAKFLIDKPNLHKETVYELLLAVVVTMGLGLLLSRGITHYPIPLLILVGLMMLWGYYLFVDPKWNLFATILLIVVLMLPFMAIDNPGVSVLLASGLATSGVVSVTIFALVHVFFPEPKSEFSGFASVPFNKTERWYAAFRAMIISYPVVCFFFIFQISEALLTMMFIALLSLMITSEKSVKLRAFLVISNGIGGLLAIAAFSILSIVPNIIFYSLFIGLVAIVIAKKIYTVPEKAPIFATAFSTLLVLVGSTLMISGDIDSNTFIRIFQLLLIGTYMILASLFLETRNWKFLQNQH; from the coding sequence ATGTCCGATAAGCCGATTCCAGACCAACAAACACAGCAACGGATCCTGCGGTTTACCGTAGGGGTCACATTGGCTGTTTTCTTGGCGGCATGGATAAACTGGCCACTTGCGTTCGTGGCGCCAGTGTTCACTGCTAAGTTCTTAATTGATAAACCAAATCTCCATAAGGAAACGGTATACGAATTGTTATTGGCTGTTGTTGTCACCATGGGGTTAGGTTTATTGCTGTCGCGAGGAATTACCCATTACCCGATCCCACTACTGATTTTAGTGGGGCTAATGATGCTTTGGGGTTACTACTTGTTTGTAGACCCTAAATGGAATCTGTTCGCCACCATACTGTTGATTGTTGTCTTGATGTTGCCATTCATGGCGATTGATAACCCCGGAGTCTCTGTATTGTTGGCATCAGGTTTAGCGACTTCTGGTGTAGTGTCGGTGACTATTTTTGCGCTGGTTCATGTCTTCTTCCCTGAACCTAAGTCGGAGTTCTCTGGCTTTGCGTCGGTACCTTTCAATAAGACAGAGCGCTGGTATGCGGCTTTCCGTGCGATGATTATCTCTTATCCCGTTGTGTGCTTTTTCTTTATTTTTCAGATATCTGAAGCATTGTTAACCATGATGTTTATTGCGTTGTTATCTTTAATGATCACTTCAGAAAAATCAGTCAAATTAAGAGCATTTTTGGTGATCAGTAATGGCATTGGTGGCTTGCTTGCGATAGCTGCTTTTTCAATCCTTTCGATTGTTCCGAATATTATCTTCTACTCTTTATTCATAGGCTTGGTCGCTATTGTGATTGCTAAGAAGATCTACACGGTTCCCGAAAAAGCACCGATTTTCGCCACTGCATTTAGTACCTTGCTAGTACTTGTCGGTAGCACATTGATGATCTCCGGCGATATCGATAGCAACACTTTTATTCGCATATTCCAATTATTGCTAATTGGCACATATATGATTTTGGCCTCTTTATTCCTAGAAACTCGGAATTGGAAGTTTCTACAAAATCAGCATTAA
- a CDS encoding HlyD family secretion protein, translating into MSEVDGNKQEANEEVGQQENGKDKVRKVTNYLLLFVAFMLLFSVISDRIIPITDNARVKGYIVPIKPEVSGKVLDILVQPNQLVNQGDKLAILDESDYRIAVQQAEQNLEIAGQNVGAQTASIASAQAKLTSAIVERQNTKLQAKRVLEMADKGVVSKSDADKARASLATSRAAVVNAEADLDRAKKQMGKEGQENSQVKAALLALEQAQLNLERTVITAPTQGGVSNFSLSEGFYASAGQPIMTFVSTEDIWIEAYYRENSLGNVTVGDEVEVALDFAPGQIVKGRVSSIDWGVDWGQNDQAGKLAQASQQTGWLRQTQMLPITIEFERDEMQGMLRVGGQADVIVYSGDNFVFNAIGKVWIRLISVLSYVR; encoded by the coding sequence ATGTCAGAAGTCGACGGGAATAAGCAAGAAGCCAATGAAGAAGTTGGCCAGCAAGAAAACGGAAAAGACAAAGTAAGAAAGGTCACAAACTACTTATTGTTGTTTGTTGCATTCATGTTGCTCTTCAGTGTCATTTCAGACCGCATCATCCCTATTACTGATAATGCTCGTGTAAAAGGTTATATCGTACCAATCAAGCCAGAGGTGTCGGGTAAAGTACTCGATATACTGGTTCAACCTAACCAACTGGTTAATCAAGGTGACAAATTAGCTATTTTAGACGAGTCTGATTATCGAATAGCAGTACAACAAGCCGAGCAGAACTTAGAGATTGCAGGGCAGAATGTCGGTGCTCAAACTGCCAGTATTGCGTCTGCTCAAGCGAAACTCACTTCAGCGATTGTTGAAAGACAAAACACTAAACTACAAGCTAAGCGTGTTTTAGAGATGGCCGACAAAGGCGTTGTTTCTAAATCAGATGCCGATAAAGCGCGAGCATCGTTGGCGACTTCTCGAGCGGCGGTTGTCAATGCAGAAGCTGACCTTGACCGAGCTAAGAAACAAATGGGTAAAGAAGGTCAAGAAAACAGCCAAGTGAAAGCGGCGTTGTTGGCACTTGAACAAGCACAGTTGAACCTAGAGCGCACCGTGATTACAGCACCGACACAAGGGGGCGTTTCTAACTTTAGCCTGTCTGAGGGTTTCTACGCGTCAGCAGGTCAACCGATCATGACCTTTGTTTCAACGGAAGATATCTGGATTGAAGCTTATTATCGTGAAAATAGCCTTGGTAACGTAACCGTCGGTGATGAAGTTGAAGTGGCGTTGGATTTCGCTCCAGGACAAATCGTGAAAGGGCGAGTGAGTAGCATCGATTGGGGTGTTGATTGGGGACAAAATGATCAAGCAGGTAAGCTTGCTCAAGCTAGCCAACAAACGGGTTGGTTGCGTCAAACACAGATGCTTCCTATCACTATTGAATTTGAACGAGATGAGATGCAAGGCATGCTTCGAGTGGGCGGCCAAGCGGATGTGATTGTTTATAGCGGCGACAACTTTGTGTTCAACGCGATAGGCAAAGTATGGATTCGTCTGATTAGCGTATTGTCTTATGTCCGATAA
- a CDS encoding helix-turn-helix domain-containing protein: protein MTSSHYQVPVIQTNYAKILVQVFSDYGLDLHLLLKDSGLPPDLIESESDFVPSESIKRLIYLTSSQLGVSRFTDVLGLAFRRRIIPYVLHQFTEFETIEDSLKHINTIFSYDSPGSRVDFIQEHGQSWFCRTAPEDSSSMFQWGEVFAITYIIELINILSKSPWQPTKVRLQGNDTDIVKTLLSNHCQLFVDHSSTAVMIPDEILQLPIRLTAKDLSNKPAIIEWHTSFTDSVYELLKPYMKEQDLSLEEAAALLNFSVRTFQRKLKGENTTYRKIKENLMFSVACELMEEGHTLTYISSQLGYTNISHFSRAFKRVSGITPKIYQRSVSAQARL from the coding sequence ATGACCTCTAGTCACTACCAAGTCCCGGTAATTCAAACGAACTACGCTAAAATTCTGGTTCAGGTTTTTTCTGACTATGGTCTTGATTTACACTTGTTGCTTAAAGATTCAGGTTTACCACCCGACCTTATCGAATCAGAAAGTGATTTTGTGCCATCAGAATCAATCAAACGGCTGATTTATCTGACTTCATCACAACTGGGCGTCTCTCGTTTTACCGATGTGCTCGGCCTTGCGTTTAGACGGAGAATCATCCCATACGTCCTGCATCAGTTTACCGAATTTGAAACGATTGAAGATTCGTTAAAACACATCAACACCATTTTCTCCTATGACTCTCCCGGTAGTAGAGTCGACTTTATTCAAGAACATGGGCAAAGTTGGTTTTGTCGAACCGCTCCTGAAGATAGCTCATCGATGTTCCAATGGGGTGAAGTTTTCGCGATCACCTATATCATTGAATTAATAAATATTTTATCTAAGTCACCTTGGCAACCAACCAAGGTACGCTTGCAAGGAAATGACACAGACATCGTTAAAACGCTGCTTTCCAATCATTGCCAGTTGTTTGTCGACCATAGCTCCACAGCAGTTATGATCCCTGATGAGATCTTACAATTACCGATTCGACTCACTGCCAAAGATTTGAGCAACAAGCCCGCTATCATTGAATGGCACACCAGCTTTACTGACAGTGTCTACGAGTTGCTCAAGCCCTATATGAAAGAACAAGACCTCTCACTTGAAGAAGCGGCTGCGCTGCTTAACTTTTCGGTAAGAACGTTTCAACGTAAACTCAAAGGCGAAAATACCACCTACCGAAAAATCAAAGAAAACCTGATGTTTTCCGTTGCGTGTGAGCTAATGGAAGAAGGCCATACGTTGACTTACATCTCAAGCCAATTGGGTTACACCA